The Paraburkholderia hospita DNA segment AGCCGGGCGCGAACATCATCGAGACGATCGACCGCGTGAAGGCGATGATCCCGCAGCTGAAGGCGTCGCTGCCCGCCGCTGTCGAAGTCACGCCGACGGCCGACCGCTCCACCACCATCCGCGCGTCGCTGAAGGACACACAGTTCACGCTGATGATCGCCGTGGCGCTCGTCGTAATGGTCGTGTTCCTGTTCCTGCGCAACTGGCGCGCCACGCTGATTCCGAGCGTCGCGGTGCCGATCTCGATCATCGGCACGTTCGCGGCGATGTACCTGCTCGACTTTTCGATCGACAACCTGTCGCTGATGGCGCTGACCATCGCGACGGGCTTCGTCGTCGACGACGCGATCGTCGTGCTGGAGAACATCTCCCGGCATATCGAGAACGGCATGCCGCGCATGAAGGCGGCCTTCGTCGGCGCGCGCGAAGTCGGCTTCACGGTGATGTCGATCAGCATCTCGCTCGTCGCCGTGTTCCTGCCTATTCTGCTGATGGGCGGGATCGTCGGGCGGCTGTTCCGCGAGTTTGCGCTGACGCTGTCGCTGGCGATTGGCGTGTCGCTGATCGTGTCGCTGACGCTCACGCCGATGATGTGCTCGCGCCTGCTGTCCGAGCCCCACGAAAAGAAAGAGGAAGGCCGTTTCGCGCGCTGGCTGGAGCGCGGCTTCGACTGGATGCAGCGCGGCTACGAGCGCACGCTCGGCTGGTCGCTGGCGCATCCGCGGCTGATTCTCGTCGTGCTGGTCGCGACGATCGGACTGAACGTGTATCTGTACATCATCGTGCCGAAGGGCTTTTTCCCGCAGCAGGACACGGGCCGGCTAGTGGGCGGCATACAGGCCGACCAGTCCACGTCGTTCCAGGCGATGAAGGTGAAGTTCTCCGAGATGATGAAGATCGTCCAGGCGAACCCGGCCGTCGACAGCGTGGTGGGGTTCACGGGCGGACGGCAGACCAACTCGGGCTTCATGTTCGTGTCGCTCAAGTCGAAGAGCGAGCGCAAGATTTCCGCCGATCAGGTGATCCAACAGTTGCGCGGGCCGCTGGCGGACGTCGCTGGAGCACGCACGTTCCTGCAGGCGGTGCAGGATATTCGCGTGGGCGGCCGGCAGTCGAACGCACAGTATCAGTTCACGCTGCTATCGGACTCGACTGCCGATCTCTACAAATGGACGCCGATTCTGACGGAAGCGCTGCAAAAGCGCCCTGAACTCACCGACGTCAACTCCGACCAGCAGCAAGGCGGTCTGGAAGCGATGGTGACGATCGACCGGGCGACGGCGGCGCGTCTGAACATCAAGCCCGCGCAGATCGACAACACGCTGTATGACGCCTTCGGCCAGCGCCAGGTCTCGACCATCTACAACCCGCTGAACCAGTATCACGTCGTGATGGAAGTCGCGCCGAAATACTGGCAGAGCCCAGACATGCTCAAGCAGGTGTGGATCAGCACGTCGGGCGGCAGCGCGAGCGGCTCGCAGTCGACCAATGCGACGGCGGGCACGGTCACGTCGAGCGCGACGTCGAGTGCTTCATCGGGCGGCACGGGAGGCACGACGTCATCGAGCGCGGCCGCTGTCGCGGGCGATGCCGCGCGCAATCTGGCGAACAACTCGATTGCGGCGAGCGGCAAGTCGAGCGCATCGACGGGTGCAGCCGTGTCGACGTCGAAGGAAACGATGATTCCGCTTTCCGCGATTGCGAGCTTTGGGCCGGGTAGCACACCGCTAGCGGTGAACCACCAGAGCCAGTTCGTCGCGTCGACGATCTCGTTCAACCTGCCGCCGGGCAAGTCGCTGTCGGAAGTGACGGATATCATCTACCAGACGATGGCCGAGATCGGCATG contains these protein-coding regions:
- a CDS encoding efflux RND transporter permease subunit; protein product: MNLSRPFIQRPVATTLLAIGIALAGLFAFAKLPVAPLPQVDFPTISIQASLPGASPETVATSVASPLERHLGTIADVTEMTSSSSVGSARITMQFGLNRNIDGAARDVQAAINAARADLPASLRSNPTYHKVNPADAPILILALTSKTMTAGQLYDSAATVLQQSLSQVDGVGEVDVSGSANPAVRVELEPQALFHYGIGLEDVRAALASANANSPKGSIEFGPNHVQLYTNDQAKKASQYKDLVIAYRDGAAVHLSDVSEVVDSVEDLRNLGLMNNERSVLVILYRQPGANIIETIDRVKAMIPQLKASLPAAVEVTPTADRSTTIRASLKDTQFTLMIAVALVVMVVFLFLRNWRATLIPSVAVPISIIGTFAAMYLLDFSIDNLSLMALTIATGFVVDDAIVVLENISRHIENGMPRMKAAFVGAREVGFTVMSISISLVAVFLPILLMGGIVGRLFREFALTLSLAIGVSLIVSLTLTPMMCSRLLSEPHEKKEEGRFARWLERGFDWMQRGYERTLGWSLAHPRLILVVLVATIGLNVYLYIIVPKGFFPQQDTGRLVGGIQADQSTSFQAMKVKFSEMMKIVQANPAVDSVVGFTGGRQTNSGFMFVSLKSKSERKISADQVIQQLRGPLADVAGARTFLQAVQDIRVGGRQSNAQYQFTLLSDSTADLYKWTPILTEALQKRPELTDVNSDQQQGGLEAMVTIDRATAARLNIKPAQIDNTLYDAFGQRQVSTIYNPLNQYHVVMEVAPKYWQSPDMLKQVWISTSGGSASGSQSTNATAGTVTSSATSSASSGGTGGTTSSSAAAVAGDAARNLANNSIAASGKSSASTGAAVSTSKETMIPLSAIASFGPGSTPLAVNHQSQFVASTISFNLPPGKSLSEVTDIIYQTMAEIGMPGTIRGSFQGTAQAFQQSMSDQPILILAALAAVYIVLGILYESYIHPLTILSTLPSAGVGALLALLLFNTEFSIIALIAVILLIGIVKKNAIMMVDFAIDASRKGLSSREAIEQACLLRFRPIMMTTCAALLGALPLAFGRGEGAELRAPLGLAIVGGLIVSQMLTLYTTPVVYLYMDRIRVRWETRRKRGAAASGA